Part of the Sphaerochaeta associata genome is shown below.
CTCACTCTTTGCAATGAGAAAGAACCACTAAACAAGCATGTGCGTCCCAAAAAAGAGCAGGGGTTCCGCATAAAAAGCTCAAAACTGTCTTTATTCCTGATTCACAAACGCTTTTTCCAATTCAGCGATATCAATCTTTTTCATCTGCAGCAATGCCTTGCTCATCCGATTTCGCTGCTGTTGAGTTCCTTCAAACAACATTTCATCGGTTTTCCGTGCAGTAACCTGCCAGGAAAGCCCGTACCGGTCTTTCAACCAGCCGCACTGCTCGGACTCTGCATCGCTACTGAGATTTTGCCAGTAGTAATCGACTTCAGCTTGGCTCTCGCACTCTATCATCAGGGAAATGCCTTCATTGAATGAGAATGGATGTTCATAAGCACTATCCATCGCTGCAAACCATTGTCCTTCCAGCATGAAATCCAAGAACATGGCACTGCCCTCCAGATTCGGATCCATACCGCCGGGGTAACGGGCGATTTCACCCATCCGCGATTGCTTGAATACCGTTTGATAGAAAAGGCAGGCTTCCTCGGCCTTCCCATTCACCTTGTTTGTAAACATAAGGCTGGGTATGATCTTCGGCCTTGGCTCTCCTTCATCCTTGGTGAGAATGAGCTGCCAGGATACCCCGTACGCATCCTGGACCCAGCCGTAGTGACTGCTGAAGGGATATTCCCCGAGTTGCATGAGAATTGTGCCTCCCTCGCTGAGCTTGTCCCAAAGCCGGTCCAGATGCTCTTTTGCATGGGGATCGCTGCTTGGATCGAAATTCACAAAGAAAGAGATCGACGGATTGGGCTTGAAGTACGGCCCGCCGTTAATCGCCATGAATTGAAAACCGGAAAGTGCGAATACAATCAGATCACAATCACCTGAGGGAGTATCCTCGAGCTTGGTGACATGGATTATTGCAGAATCTTCAAACACCCGGGTGTAGAACCGTACGGCTTCCAATGCCTGATCGTTAAACCATAGATGAGGGATAATTCGTTGTTCTATCATATGTGCACCTCACATAGTAAAACACTATGATATTTTTTAGTGCTACACAACCTTCCAGGTGGTCAGAATACCTACATCAAGTGGCTAATTGAACCAATATCGCAGGATTTTTGAAACAGACAGGTGCTTTGAGCGACATGGCACGTCATTTGCATAGAGGTATGCATCGCAAAGGAGATGCCCCCTTGAATACTCACAATCGAACGATATATCTGGTCTGTTCAAAGACGGGAACCTGGCTTTCCACCTTGATCACGCTCTTTTCCCGCATTCAATATCCCCATGCTTCAATCAGCTTCGATGAGAGCTTTGAAAGAATGTACACCTTCGGGCGAACACGGCCGTGCAATCCTGTCAGCGGAGGATTCGCCATCGAGAATCTCAACGAAGGGGTGTACAAAA
Proteins encoded:
- a CDS encoding VOC family protein, translating into MIEQRIIPHLWFNDQALEAVRFYTRVFEDSAIIHVTKLEDTPSGDCDLIVFALSGFQFMAINGGPYFKPNPSISFFVNFDPSSDPHAKEHLDRLWDKLSEGGTILMQLGEYPFSSHYGWVQDAYGVSWQLILTKDEGEPRPKIIPSLMFTNKVNGKAEEACLFYQTVFKQSRMGEIARYPGGMDPNLEGSAMFLDFMLEGQWFAAMDSAYEHPFSFNEGISLMIECESQAEVDYYWQNLSSDAESEQCGWLKDRYGLSWQVTARKTDEMLFEGTQQQRNRMSKALLQMKKIDIAELEKAFVNQE